Proteins from a genomic interval of Methanobacteriaceae archaeon:
- a CDS encoding GNAT family N-acetyltransferase, translating to MAEYRFATKQDCSLILDFIKQLAEYEEMLDEVVATEELLNEWLFDKKVAEVIFVLEDDVEVGFALFFHNFSTFLGRGGIYLEDLFVKPQYRGKGYGKGLIKKLAQIAVERGCGRLEWWCLDWNKPSIDFYLSLGAEPMDDWTVYRISGDVLQNLGKD from the coding sequence ATGGCTGAGTATAGATTTGCTACAAAACAGGATTGTTCTTTGATTTTAGATTTCATAAAACAATTGGCAGAATATGAGGAAATGCTTGATGAGGTTGTTGCAACAGAAGAGCTATTAAACGAATGGCTTTTTGATAAAAAGGTTGCAGAAGTCATATTTGTTCTTGAAGATGATGTTGAAGTTGGATTTGCACTATTCTTCCATAACTTCTCAACATTTTTAGGCCGAGGTGGAATTTATCTTGAAGACTTATTTGTAAAACCGCAGTACCGTGGAAAAGGATATGGTAAAGGTTTAATTAAAAAACTTGCACAGATTGCTGTTGAGAGAGGATGTGGAAGATTAGAATGGTGGTGTCTTGACTGGAACAAACCAAGTATTGACTTTTATCTGTCTTTAGGTGCTGAGCCAATGGATGATTGGACAGTATATAGAATAAGCGGTGATGTTTTACAAAATTTGGGAAAAGACTAA